The window CCGAAAAAACCGAAGAAGCCGTCCTTAGCCCTTCCGTTCGCAAATTGGTCGCCGAAAAAGACCTTGATCCGCAAGCCATCGCCGGCTCCGGAAAACACGGCCGGATTCTGAAAACCGATGTCTTGGATTTCTTGAACGAGCAAGCGAAAGAGACGCCACCTGCTCCGGCACCCGCGCCGGTAGCGGAAACCCACTCGCCGTTATCGGCCACAGCCGTCGCTAGCCTACGGCCAGAACAGCGGGTGCCGATGACCCGTTTGCGCGCCAAAGTCGCGGAACGATTACTGCAAGCCCAGCAAAACGCGGCGATGCTGACCACCTTTAACGAAGTCAACCTAAGCGCCGTCATCGATCTGCGTAATCACTACAAAGATCGTTTCGAAACCAAGCACAGCATCAAGCTGGGTTTCATGTCCTTCTTCGTCAAGGCATCCATTGAAGGCTTAAAACGCTTCCCGGCCATTAACGCATCCATCGACGGCAGCGATATTATCTACCACGGCTACTACGACATCGGTATCGCCGTCACCACGCCGCGCGGCTTAATCGTGCCGATTTTGCGCGACGCTGATCAGCTGGATTTTGCCGGCATCGAAAAAGGCATACACGACTTCGGAAATAAAGCCCGTAATGGCTCGATCAGTGTCGAAGACCTGAGCGGCGGTACCTTTACCATCACGAATGGCGGAATTTTCGGCTCCATGCTCTCTACACCCATCCTGAATCCGCCGCAATGCGCGATTTTAGGTATGCATGCGATCAAAGACCGGCCGGTGGTAGAAAACGGCGAGATCGTGATCCGGCCTATCATGTACCTGGCTTTGTCCTACGACCATCGCTTGGTGGACGGCAAGGAAGCGGTGCAGTTTTTGGGCATCATCAAGGAATGTCTGGAAGCGCCGGCGCATTTATTACTAAATATCTAACTTACTGATCCATCACTCCCGCGCAAGCGGGAGTCCAACTTCCAGCAATCATCGATTTCATGCGCTACACCATTATTCCCGTCACCGCCTATCAACAAAACTGCACCTTACTGGTCTGCGAACAAACCCATAAAGCCGCTCTGGTCGATCCGGGCGGCGACCTTGATGTATTGCTGAAGGAAGTCAAAAAACAAGGCGTGGCGTTGGAATCGATACTGGTCACCCACGGCCATCTCGATCATGTTGGCGGTGTTGCGGAGTTGGCCGAAAAACTCTCGTTGCCGATAATCGGCCCGCAAATTGAAGATAACTTCTGGATCGAGGCCTTGGCGCAGCAATGCCGGATGTTCGGTTTTCCGGAATCGAAAAGCTTTACTCCTCAACGTTGGTTGAACGACGGCGATACGGTAAAGGTGGGAGACGCAGAGTTACAAGTGATCCACTGCCCTGGTCATACGCCCGGCCATGTGGTGTTCTTCAGCGAGGCACAGCGCTTGGCGCTGGTTGGGGATGTGTTATTCAAAGGCTCGATCGGTCGCACCGATTTCCCCAAAGGCGACCATCAAACTTTGATCGACTCGATTGAATTAAAACTCTGGCCCTTGGGCGAAGATGTGAAATTCATCCCCGGCCATGGCCCGATGTCTACCTTTGGCGTGGAAATGCGCAGCAATCCGTTTGTTGGAGCCTACCGCTAATCGAACAAAACCAGCCCAAGGACAGGTTGAAACGGAGGAACTAGCATTCTGGGTAAATAGCTGCCAACGGATTTTATTGACAACGGTAGGATGGGTAGAGGCGATAGCCGAAACCCATCAAGTATCCTCAAACTGATGCGATGGGTTTCGGCTATCGCCTCTACCCATCCTACACATTGCGATGCCTCAACCCTGTTTTAGCGGTACGCCATCCAAGCCACCCGGCCGGGGCCCTGGCACCAAATCGCTCAGAACCGCCTTGTCCAAAGTCTGTAAAAACTGCTCTACAGCGCCGCCTAACAATCCTATAAGGCCGCAACCATTCTCCAAGGCGCAATGCCCCTGTTTCTTGGGATTAAAACATTCGGCCATCTGAAAGTGTCCCTCCACTTCCCGTACCACATTGCCGACACTGATCTCCCGCGCCGGCCGCGATAACCGAATACCGCCGCCCTTCCCCCGCACAGTTTGCACAAAGCCTTTTACGCCCAGTTTGTGTACCACCTTGACCAAGTGGTTTCTGGAAATGCCGAAATACTCGGCCAATTCAGTAATGGTCACCAATTTCTCGGTGTTAATTGTCAGATAAATCAATACGCGGAGCGCGTAATCGGTGTGTGCAGTCAATTGCATGTCGATGAGTTCAGTTAAAGCTGTATTTGAAATAAATGTTAATGACGCTTACACTTGCCGAAAAGTTGCATTTATAAACCATGTTATAAAACTGTCCGGCGGTAAATTTAATGTTGATCGAACCCGTTGCCCTGTCCGATTTTTTCCTGAGCTTTTTCAGCGCGGCGTTGATCATCTTGCTGGCTACCGTGTATGCCGCTTTATATGCCTGGTCCAAGATCAGCGGCCGCCGGGCTTTCGGGATTGCCGCTTGGGTAATCTACGCCGGGTTGCTGATTTGCGTCGGCGTGTTCAGCTACGTCAACCATTTTAACGATTATTGGCTACTGCTGTCGTTGTTAATGGTACTCGGCTACGGCTGGATGCCGCGTCTGATCTGGAAGTTGTGTGCCGCGACGCACGACGACGAAACTCATCACTCTCATCAATCTGGAGGTCATCATGACTGAGCAAAGCCCGCCCCGCTGGGCGTCGGAAACATTCTGGAAAAAAA of the Methylomonas sp. MK1 genome contains:
- the odhB gene encoding 2-oxoglutarate dehydrogenase complex dihydrolipoyllysine-residue succinyltransferase; protein product: MSFEILVPSLPESVSDATLVAWHKQAGEWVNEGDNLADLETDKVILEVPAPKSGTLVELVVQDGETVVGGQLLAKLDAQQAKPAQVTEKTEEAVLSPSVRKLVAEKDLDPQAIAGSGKHGRILKTDVLDFLNEQAKETPPAPAPAPVAETHSPLSATAVASLRPEQRVPMTRLRAKVAERLLQAQQNAAMLTTFNEVNLSAVIDLRNHYKDRFETKHSIKLGFMSFFVKASIEGLKRFPAINASIDGSDIIYHGYYDIGIAVTTPRGLIVPILRDADQLDFAGIEKGIHDFGNKARNGSISVEDLSGGTFTITNGGIFGSMLSTPILNPPQCAILGMHAIKDRPVVENGEIVIRPIMYLALSYDHRLVDGKEAVQFLGIIKECLEAPAHLLLNI
- a CDS encoding MBL fold metallo-hydrolase, giving the protein MRYTIIPVTAYQQNCTLLVCEQTHKAALVDPGGDLDVLLKEVKKQGVALESILVTHGHLDHVGGVAELAEKLSLPIIGPQIEDNFWIEALAQQCRMFGFPESKSFTPQRWLNDGDTVKVGDAELQVIHCPGHTPGHVVFFSEAQRLALVGDVLFKGSIGRTDFPKGDHQTLIDSIELKLWPLGEDVKFIPGHGPMSTFGVEMRSNPFVGAYR
- a CDS encoding Rrf2 family transcriptional regulator, yielding MQLTAHTDYALRVLIYLTINTEKLVTITELAEYFGISRNHLVKVVHKLGVKGFVQTVRGKGGGIRLSRPAREISVGNVVREVEGHFQMAECFNPKKQGHCALENGCGLIGLLGGAVEQFLQTLDKAVLSDLVPGPRPGGLDGVPLKQG